A DNA window from Vidua macroura isolate BioBank_ID:100142 chromosome 28, ASM2450914v1, whole genome shotgun sequence contains the following coding sequences:
- the R3HCC1 gene encoding R3H and coiled-coil domain-containing protein 1 isoform X3 has product MGGGLRPSLPPRVPLSLHVCPCPSTCAPVPRQAALALRSMDGVFLSPSEDEFVGRIAEELEHFMVQGQHHRVLLFPPLSSRLRYLIHRTVENMELLSSFSVGEGWRRRTVICHSAVRLPNETSSDQKPGTNPPRSQRPAQPWGRGGRGARLRHPGDTHGDNSRASVGSGRITRPPRKKPDKALYVPKGIRKKANWRERESPGTEPDGDAAPGGENCPRNSIRDSQRELGKGGDSPGEQQEPEEVPGKGSAEHPLCDEKVPSLGNSNDSCEQGSRDKDCSHSARSKHPPQAGEQESSHASTAIPEGSEFQGQLQEEKQSSRDSGGSECGKSSIPLENHGGSRTDPAMTDLTMRDPAVPEPAVPEPAVPEPAVAESPLLEPQSLESSRTQSPPGEQGSRNAEGSRGDLGEQESPSAGQVEQKPLQKVLEGPGEALAAPELLRGGDPGAPGRIRGRKVPGEEEEDKERSDVAEALWRGLDLAAGDRGGTRQSGLEDDCTAELLAEIVGNLTVKDISVERISVDYSSYGEAQVSEGDLGHVTEIYDFPSSLKTEDLMEIFSDFHESGFKIQWVDDTHALGIFSSLSTASQALGRRYPCLKLRPLIHASRQSKLRALQRPN; this is encoded by the exons ATGGGCGGGGGTTTGCGGCCGTCCCTCCCTCCACGTGTGCCCCTGTCCCTCCACGTGTGCCCCTGTCCCTCCACGTGTGCCCCTGTCCCTCGGCAGGCCGCCCTGGCGCTGCGCTCCATGGATGGCGTTTTCCTGTCGCCCAGCGAGGATGAGTTCGTGGGCAGGATCGcggaggagctggagcacttCATGGTGCAGGGGCAGCACCACCG GGTGCTCCTGTTCCCACCCCTGTCCAGCCGCCTCAGGTACCTGATCCACCGGACTGTGGAAAACATGGAATTGCTGAGCAGCTTCTCGGTGGGagagggctggaggaggaggacggTCATTTGTCACTCGGCCGTCAG gctTCCCAACGAGACCTCGAGCGACCAAAAACCCGGGACCAACCCGCCTCGGTCGCAGCGCCCAGCGCAGCCCTggggccgggggggccggggggcccGGCTGCGCCACCCCGGGGACACCCACGGGGACAATTCCCGCGCCTCCGTGGGCTCGGGCAGGATCACCAGGCCGCCCAGGAAGAAGCCAGACAAAGCCCTGTACGTGCCCAAAGGGATCCGGAAAAAGGCGAATTGGAGGGAGCGGGAGAGCCCCGGGACGGAGCCCGACGGGGATGCGGCGCCAGGAGGTGAAAACTGCCCCAGAAATTCCATCCGGGACAGCCAGCGGGAGCTGGGCAAGGGTGGAgacagccctggggagcagcaggagcctgagGAGGTCCCAGGAAAAGGCAGCGCTGAGCATCCTCTGTGTGATGAGAAGGTGCCATCCTTAGGGAATAGCAACGATTCCTGTGAGCAGGGAAGCCGGGATAAAGACTGTTCCCATTCTGCACGCAGCAAACACCCACCCCAAGCAGGAGAGCAAGAGTCAAGCCACGCCAGCACCGCCATTCCAGAAGGCAGTGAATTCCAGggccagctgcaggaggagaagcaATCCAGCCGGGATTCCGGAGGGTCGGAGTGTGGGAAAAGCTCCATCCCTTTGGAAAACCACggtggcagcaggacagacCCGGCCATGACAGACCTGACCATGAGAGACCCAGCTGTGCCAGAACCAGCTGTGCCAGAACCAGCTGTGCCAGAACCAGCTGTGGCAGAGTCCCCACTGCTGGAACCGCagagcctggagagcagcaggacccaATCCCCCCCTGGAGAGCAGGGTTCCAGGAATGCCGAGGGAAGCCGGGGTGATCTCGGTGAGCAGGAGAGCCCCAGCGCTGGCCAGGTGGAGCAGAAACCCCTCCAGAAGGTTCTGGAAGGGCCGGGTgaggctctggctgctcctgagctgctccGTGGTGGAGATCCCGGCGCTCCGGGGCGGATCCGTGGCAGGAAGGTgcctggggaggaagaggaggacaaGGAACGCTCGGATGTGGCCGAGGCGCTGTGGAGGGGCCTGGATTTggctgcaggggacagaggggggacAAGGCAGAGCGGCCTCGAGGACGactgcacagcagagctcctggctgAG ATCGTTGGGAATTTGACAGTGAAGGACATCAGCGTCGAGAGGATCAGCGTGGATTATTCCAGCTACGGAGAGGCCCAGGTCAGCGAGGGGGACCTGGGCCACGTCACCGAGATCTACGACTTCCCCTCATCCCTGAAAACCGAGGATCTGATGGAAATATTCTCAGATTTCCA cgAGAGCGGCTTCAAAATCCAGTGGGTGGATGATACCCATGCCCTGGGAAtcttctccagcctctccaCAG CCTCCCAGGCCCTGGGCCGCCGCTACCCCTGCCTGAAGCTGCGGCCCCTGATCCACGCAAGCCGCCAGTCCAAGCTCAGGGCGCTCCAGAGACCAA ATTGA
- the R3HCC1 gene encoding R3H and coiled-coil domain-containing protein 1 isoform X1 codes for MGGGLRPSLPPRVPLSLHVCPCPSTCAPVPRQAALALRSMDGVFLSPSEDEFVGRIAEELEHFMVQGQHHRVLLFPPLSSRLRYLIHRTVENMELLSSFSVGEGWRRRTVICHSAVRLPNETSSDQKPGTNPPRSQRPAQPWGRGGRGARLRHPGDTHGDNSRASVGSGRITRPPRKKPDKALYVPKGIRKKANWRERESPGTEPDGDAAPGGENCPRNSIRDSQRELGKGGDSPGEQQEPEEVPGKGSAEHPLCDEKVPSLGNSNDSCEQGSRDKDCSHSARSKHPPQAGEQESSHASTAIPEGSEFQGQLQEEKQSSRDSGGSECGKSSIPLENHGGSRTDPAMTDLTMRDPAVPEPAVPEPAVPEPAVAESPLLEPQSLESSRTQSPPGEQGSRNAEGSRGDLGEQESPSAGQVEQKPLQKVLEGPGEALAAPELLRGGDPGAPGRIRGRKVPGEEEEDKERSDVAEALWRGLDLAAGDRGGTRQSGLEDDCTAELLAEIVGNLTVKDISVERISVDYSSYGEAQVSEGDLGHVTEIYDFPSSLKTEDLMEIFSDFHESGFKIQWVDDTHALGIFSSLSTASQALGRRYPCLKLRPLIHASRQSKLRALQRPKLLQLGKERPQTDTAVARRLVSHALGWRHRQQEATGTEVFQPESLDQEE; via the exons ATGGGCGGGGGTTTGCGGCCGTCCCTCCCTCCACGTGTGCCCCTGTCCCTCCACGTGTGCCCCTGTCCCTCCACGTGTGCCCCTGTCCCTCGGCAGGCCGCCCTGGCGCTGCGCTCCATGGATGGCGTTTTCCTGTCGCCCAGCGAGGATGAGTTCGTGGGCAGGATCGcggaggagctggagcacttCATGGTGCAGGGGCAGCACCACCG GGTGCTCCTGTTCCCACCCCTGTCCAGCCGCCTCAGGTACCTGATCCACCGGACTGTGGAAAACATGGAATTGCTGAGCAGCTTCTCGGTGGGagagggctggaggaggaggacggTCATTTGTCACTCGGCCGTCAG gctTCCCAACGAGACCTCGAGCGACCAAAAACCCGGGACCAACCCGCCTCGGTCGCAGCGCCCAGCGCAGCCCTggggccgggggggccggggggcccGGCTGCGCCACCCCGGGGACACCCACGGGGACAATTCCCGCGCCTCCGTGGGCTCGGGCAGGATCACCAGGCCGCCCAGGAAGAAGCCAGACAAAGCCCTGTACGTGCCCAAAGGGATCCGGAAAAAGGCGAATTGGAGGGAGCGGGAGAGCCCCGGGACGGAGCCCGACGGGGATGCGGCGCCAGGAGGTGAAAACTGCCCCAGAAATTCCATCCGGGACAGCCAGCGGGAGCTGGGCAAGGGTGGAgacagccctggggagcagcaggagcctgagGAGGTCCCAGGAAAAGGCAGCGCTGAGCATCCTCTGTGTGATGAGAAGGTGCCATCCTTAGGGAATAGCAACGATTCCTGTGAGCAGGGAAGCCGGGATAAAGACTGTTCCCATTCTGCACGCAGCAAACACCCACCCCAAGCAGGAGAGCAAGAGTCAAGCCACGCCAGCACCGCCATTCCAGAAGGCAGTGAATTCCAGggccagctgcaggaggagaagcaATCCAGCCGGGATTCCGGAGGGTCGGAGTGTGGGAAAAGCTCCATCCCTTTGGAAAACCACggtggcagcaggacagacCCGGCCATGACAGACCTGACCATGAGAGACCCAGCTGTGCCAGAACCAGCTGTGCCAGAACCAGCTGTGCCAGAACCAGCTGTGGCAGAGTCCCCACTGCTGGAACCGCagagcctggagagcagcaggacccaATCCCCCCCTGGAGAGCAGGGTTCCAGGAATGCCGAGGGAAGCCGGGGTGATCTCGGTGAGCAGGAGAGCCCCAGCGCTGGCCAGGTGGAGCAGAAACCCCTCCAGAAGGTTCTGGAAGGGCCGGGTgaggctctggctgctcctgagctgctccGTGGTGGAGATCCCGGCGCTCCGGGGCGGATCCGTGGCAGGAAGGTgcctggggaggaagaggaggacaaGGAACGCTCGGATGTGGCCGAGGCGCTGTGGAGGGGCCTGGATTTggctgcaggggacagaggggggacAAGGCAGAGCGGCCTCGAGGACGactgcacagcagagctcctggctgAG ATCGTTGGGAATTTGACAGTGAAGGACATCAGCGTCGAGAGGATCAGCGTGGATTATTCCAGCTACGGAGAGGCCCAGGTCAGCGAGGGGGACCTGGGCCACGTCACCGAGATCTACGACTTCCCCTCATCCCTGAAAACCGAGGATCTGATGGAAATATTCTCAGATTTCCA cgAGAGCGGCTTCAAAATCCAGTGGGTGGATGATACCCATGCCCTGGGAAtcttctccagcctctccaCAG CCTCCCAGGCCCTGGGCCGCCGCTACCCCTGCCTGAAGCTGCGGCCCCTGATCCACGCAAGCCGCCAGTCCAAGCTCAGGGCGCTCCAGAGACCAA agctgcttcagctgggaaaggagaggcCGCAGACGGACACGGCAGTGGCCAGGAGACTCGTGTCCCACGCCCTGGGCtggaggcacaggcagcaggaggccACAGGGACTGAAGTTTTCCAGCCAGAATCCTTGGATCAGGAGGAataa
- the R3HCC1 gene encoding R3H and coiled-coil domain-containing protein 1 isoform X2, which translates to MDGVFLSPSEDEFVGRIAEELEHFMVQGQHHRVLLFPPLSSRLRYLIHRTVENMELLSSFSVGEGWRRRTVICHSAVRLPNETSSDQKPGTNPPRSQRPAQPWGRGGRGARLRHPGDTHGDNSRASVGSGRITRPPRKKPDKALYVPKGIRKKANWRERESPGTEPDGDAAPGGENCPRNSIRDSQRELGKGGDSPGEQQEPEEVPGKGSAEHPLCDEKVPSLGNSNDSCEQGSRDKDCSHSARSKHPPQAGEQESSHASTAIPEGSEFQGQLQEEKQSSRDSGGSECGKSSIPLENHGGSRTDPAMTDLTMRDPAVPEPAVPEPAVPEPAVAESPLLEPQSLESSRTQSPPGEQGSRNAEGSRGDLGEQESPSAGQVEQKPLQKVLEGPGEALAAPELLRGGDPGAPGRIRGRKVPGEEEEDKERSDVAEALWRGLDLAAGDRGGTRQSGLEDDCTAELLAEIVGNLTVKDISVERISVDYSSYGEAQVSEGDLGHVTEIYDFPSSLKTEDLMEIFSDFHESGFKIQWVDDTHALGIFSSLSTASQALGRRYPCLKLRPLIHASRQSKLRALQRPKLLQLGKERPQTDTAVARRLVSHALGWRHRQQEATGTEVFQPESLDQEE; encoded by the exons ATGGATGGCGTTTTCCTGTCGCCCAGCGAGGATGAGTTCGTGGGCAGGATCGcggaggagctggagcacttCATGGTGCAGGGGCAGCACCACCG GGTGCTCCTGTTCCCACCCCTGTCCAGCCGCCTCAGGTACCTGATCCACCGGACTGTGGAAAACATGGAATTGCTGAGCAGCTTCTCGGTGGGagagggctggaggaggaggacggTCATTTGTCACTCGGCCGTCAG gctTCCCAACGAGACCTCGAGCGACCAAAAACCCGGGACCAACCCGCCTCGGTCGCAGCGCCCAGCGCAGCCCTggggccgggggggccggggggcccGGCTGCGCCACCCCGGGGACACCCACGGGGACAATTCCCGCGCCTCCGTGGGCTCGGGCAGGATCACCAGGCCGCCCAGGAAGAAGCCAGACAAAGCCCTGTACGTGCCCAAAGGGATCCGGAAAAAGGCGAATTGGAGGGAGCGGGAGAGCCCCGGGACGGAGCCCGACGGGGATGCGGCGCCAGGAGGTGAAAACTGCCCCAGAAATTCCATCCGGGACAGCCAGCGGGAGCTGGGCAAGGGTGGAgacagccctggggagcagcaggagcctgagGAGGTCCCAGGAAAAGGCAGCGCTGAGCATCCTCTGTGTGATGAGAAGGTGCCATCCTTAGGGAATAGCAACGATTCCTGTGAGCAGGGAAGCCGGGATAAAGACTGTTCCCATTCTGCACGCAGCAAACACCCACCCCAAGCAGGAGAGCAAGAGTCAAGCCACGCCAGCACCGCCATTCCAGAAGGCAGTGAATTCCAGggccagctgcaggaggagaagcaATCCAGCCGGGATTCCGGAGGGTCGGAGTGTGGGAAAAGCTCCATCCCTTTGGAAAACCACggtggcagcaggacagacCCGGCCATGACAGACCTGACCATGAGAGACCCAGCTGTGCCAGAACCAGCTGTGCCAGAACCAGCTGTGCCAGAACCAGCTGTGGCAGAGTCCCCACTGCTGGAACCGCagagcctggagagcagcaggacccaATCCCCCCCTGGAGAGCAGGGTTCCAGGAATGCCGAGGGAAGCCGGGGTGATCTCGGTGAGCAGGAGAGCCCCAGCGCTGGCCAGGTGGAGCAGAAACCCCTCCAGAAGGTTCTGGAAGGGCCGGGTgaggctctggctgctcctgagctgctccGTGGTGGAGATCCCGGCGCTCCGGGGCGGATCCGTGGCAGGAAGGTgcctggggaggaagaggaggacaaGGAACGCTCGGATGTGGCCGAGGCGCTGTGGAGGGGCCTGGATTTggctgcaggggacagaggggggacAAGGCAGAGCGGCCTCGAGGACGactgcacagcagagctcctggctgAG ATCGTTGGGAATTTGACAGTGAAGGACATCAGCGTCGAGAGGATCAGCGTGGATTATTCCAGCTACGGAGAGGCCCAGGTCAGCGAGGGGGACCTGGGCCACGTCACCGAGATCTACGACTTCCCCTCATCCCTGAAAACCGAGGATCTGATGGAAATATTCTCAGATTTCCA cgAGAGCGGCTTCAAAATCCAGTGGGTGGATGATACCCATGCCCTGGGAAtcttctccagcctctccaCAG CCTCCCAGGCCCTGGGCCGCCGCTACCCCTGCCTGAAGCTGCGGCCCCTGATCCACGCAAGCCGCCAGTCCAAGCTCAGGGCGCTCCAGAGACCAA agctgcttcagctgggaaaggagaggcCGCAGACGGACACGGCAGTGGCCAGGAGACTCGTGTCCCACGCCCTGGGCtggaggcacaggcagcaggaggccACAGGGACTGAAGTTTTCCAGCCAGAATCCTTGGATCAGGAGGAataa